The window GCTGTTCGTTTTGAGGGttgtttttgttcttaatttttctGTAACTTGATTCATTTTTCAGCAAATTACCTACTTGTCTTGTTTCCTACCCTGTcattttcgttttcttgtttttcagaGAGATGTTATTAGCGCTCGAAAATGGTCCTCGGTTAATCCAAAAATGAATCAAGGACTATAACAATCAACTAGTATTTTATACGCCACAATCTTGCTGAAAAGAAATTAATCAAACGTGTTATCGTTCATAGATTTTGTACACGAAAGAATGCAAAATCAGTCTAACTTGGATACGCCGGATGGTAGACTTTGGTCTGGATCTCTTTGCACGTCGGATGAGCTAGAGCTAGATTGGATTTCTGGGCCGGTGGTGCTGACTGCAAACGGCTTGATGGATGACCGGAGGGATTCGGGTCCTTCAACAGATATTCTCCGGCACAGTGCATCACAGTTGCTAATGACCTCTGTTAACCTTCCTTTAAGCTCCCCAATCTCCACCTGCAATGAATGAACTGCATGTGTGTTCCAATACGAAGATAGGATAAGTGGAAACACATCTCAGAAAGTTATGACAGACATGCGACAGATTGTAGATAGTACCGATTTCACCATCTACTAGGTCCATTGAAATCCGCTGAGGGAAAAAGGCGCTTGGAACATACATTTTTCTCCCCTTAAAGCGTAATAATGTGATCACTTACCTTCGGACAAATGTTGTGAAGATGTCTTCATTGCTGACACTGAATAATTAAAACGCTGAAGAAGTTTAGCAGCCAAAGCATCCGTAACCTCGATTTTATTTTCTACCTCTTCCTGCAACAATTTTTACCGAAGTAAGGTTTAAACATTCCTCTGGGGGAGAGGGGATGCAAAACAACTTAACTAATATACTGCGAATCTTGTACAAATCTCGACATGAGAAAAACAGGCTTCGGATAAGGAAGAACAAACCACATACTTCATTCCAAACATATCAAAAGTGTATGACCATGTCAGACTCCAACGAAATTTATTAACACTAGTTTATACTGCACTATATGCAAAGTTTGCACCCGGTCAGAAACCAGCTCATCGCTTTATTAAGGGCGATCACATGAAAAAATAACTTGAATTTCATTGCGACATTCTTAAAGTGGTCACCTCCTTTAAGTTGTTTAACTTAGTTCAGATTTAACCATGATCCACTTAATTTAGTGGTTTCATTTTACCAACCAGAGCATCAGAACAACAAAGTAGACGATGACATGCTCTATGCGTGTAAGGAC of the Pyrus communis chromosome 1, drPyrComm1.1, whole genome shotgun sequence genome contains:
- the LOC137737394 gene encoding uncharacterized protein yields the protein MGASESTLSSSQRPAEEITTVSERSETADPVLEKLKSLKISTPLLISPPAEGSLTDILVRKPSSSSVPSVVDPKVLLELFSMYREWQEDSVQKISKRQEEVENKIEVTDALAAKLLQRFNYSVSAMKTSSQHLSEVHSLQVEIGELKGRLTEVISNCDALCRRISVEGPESLRSSIKPFAVSTTGPEIQSSSSSSDVQRDPDQSLPSGVSKLD